One Carcharodon carcharias isolate sCarCar2 chromosome 1, sCarCar2.pri, whole genome shotgun sequence DNA window includes the following coding sequences:
- the LOC121276509 gene encoding uncharacterized protein LOC121276509 isoform X2: MKDSVQTWTKDLNCRDEMLAQRACPFAEEMAGLQPVISYSLIAVDDKSRYCAIRLPEMSSLSVDYCWECWIPLKENWKS, encoded by the exons atgaaAGACTccgtccaaacatggacaaaagacctgaattgtagagatgag ATGTTGGCGCAGAGAGCATGTCCATTTGCAGAG GAAATGGCTGGCCTGCAACCTGTGATATCCTATTCATTAATTGCAGTGGATGATAAATCAAGATACTGTGCGATCAGACTTCCTGAGATGAGCTCCCTGAGTGTGGATTACTGCTGGGAGTGCTGGATCCCTTTAAAAGAAAACTGGAAATCTTAA